One Triplophysa dalaica isolate WHDGS20190420 chromosome 11, ASM1584641v1, whole genome shotgun sequence genomic window carries:
- the LOC130431452 gene encoding MARVEL domain-containing protein 1: MPPQPQVRRSFQEFLKSFVGIVRVLQILLGAGLWVTIAANKYEGSIHFVLFVAVFFWLLTLAIFILTLLDKQDLVPIVGGDRWLLSNVIHDIAATALYLSAVGIMIYKTEKNSYCNLELYKHHCLYKVYLTASVFACLTASVYLLSAIYGCCRKCRGEQTVV; the protein is encoded by the coding sequence ATGCCCCCTCAGCCACAGGTGAGGAGAAGTTTCCAGGAATTCCTCAAGAGCTTCGTTGGGATTGTACGAGTCCTTCAGATCCTGCTTGGAGCCGGGCTTTGGGTCACCATCGCGGCAAACAAGTATGAGGGCTCCATTCACTTCGTCCTTTTCGTGGCTGTGTTCTTCTGGCTCCTAACGTTGGCCATTTTCATCCTTACGCTGCTGGACAAACAAGACCTTGTTCCCATCGTGGGAGGAGACCGCTGGTTGTTAAGCAACGTGATACATGACATTGCGGCCACGGCGCTGTATCTGTCTGCAGTTGGGATCATGATCTACAAAACGGAAAAGAACTCTTACTGCAACTTGGAGCTCTACAAACATCACTGCTTGTACAAGGTCTACCTCACTGCCTCAGTCTTCGCCTGCCTCACGGCCAGCGTCTACCTGCTCTCTGCCATCTACGGTTGCTGTAGGAAATGTCGAGGGGAGCAGACCGTCGTGTAA
- the LOC130431451 gene encoding MARVEL domain-containing protein 1, with protein sequence MPPQPQVRRSFQEFLKSFVGIVRVLQILLGAGLWVTIAANKYEGSIHFVLFVAVFFWLLTLAIFILTLLDKQDLVPIVGGDRWLLSNVIHDIAATALYLSAVGIMIYKTEKNSYCNLELYKHHCLYKVYLTASVFACLTASVYLLSAIYGCCRKCRGEQTVV encoded by the coding sequence ATGCCCCCTCAGCCACAGGTGAGGAGAAGTTTCCAGGAATTCCTCAAGAGCTTCGTTGGGATTGTACGAGTCCTTCAGATCCTGCTTGGAGCCGGGCTTTGGGTCACCATCGCGGCCAACAAGTATGAGGGCTCCATTCACTTCGTCCTTTTCGTGGCTGTGTTCTTCTGGCTCCTAACGTTGGCCATTTTCATCCTTACGCTGCTGGACAAACAAGACCTTGTTCCCATCGTGGGAGGAGACCGCTGGTTGTTAAGCAACGTGATACATGACATTGCGGCCACGGCGCTGTATCTGTCTGCAGTTGGGATCATGATCTACAAAACGGAAAAGAACTCTTACTGCAACTTGGAGCTCTACAAACATCACTGCTTGTACAAGGTCTACCTCACTGCCTCAGTCTTCGCCTGCCTCACGGCCAGCGTCTACCTGCTCTCTGCCATCTACGGTTGCTGTAGGAAATGTCGAGGGGAGCAGACCGTCGTGTAA